One genomic segment of Amycolatopsis sp. WQ 127309 includes these proteins:
- the dcd gene encoding dCTP deaminase, with the protein MLLSDRDLRKELDAGRLGIDPFDPGMVQPSSVDVRLDRFFRVFNNSKYTHIDPQLQQDELTSLVEKEGDEPFVLHPGEFVLGSTFELVTLADDLAGRLEGKSSLGRLGLLTHSTAGFIDPGFSGHITLELSNVANLPITLWPGMKIGQLCIFRLSSSAEHPYGSSEAGSRYQGQRGPTPSRAYKNFHRVDTWR; encoded by the coding sequence GTGCTGCTCAGTGACCGTGACCTTCGCAAAGAGCTCGACGCCGGCCGGCTCGGCATCGACCCCTTCGATCCCGGCATGGTCCAGCCGTCCAGCGTCGACGTCCGGCTCGACCGGTTCTTCCGCGTCTTCAACAACAGCAAGTACACCCACATCGATCCCCAGCTGCAGCAGGACGAGCTGACCTCGCTCGTCGAGAAGGAGGGCGACGAGCCCTTCGTGCTGCACCCGGGCGAGTTCGTGCTCGGCTCGACGTTCGAGCTCGTCACCCTGGCCGACGACCTGGCCGGCCGCCTCGAAGGCAAGTCGTCGCTCGGGCGGCTCGGGCTGCTCACGCACTCGACGGCGGGCTTCATCGATCCCGGCTTCTCCGGACACATCACGCTGGAGCTGTCGAACGTCGCGAACCTGCCGATCACGCTCTGGCCGGGCATGAAGATCGGCCAGCTGTGCATCTTCCGGCTGTCCAGCTCGGCCGAGCACCCGTACGGCTCCAGCGAGGCCGGCTCCCGCTACCAGGGCCAGCGCGGGCCGACGCCGAGCCGGGCGTACAAGAACTTCCACCGCGTCGACACCTGGCGCTAG